agaGAAAGGCCTAAATAAAGaaaacctaatgcagccatcacatctaaagtaTATAACATTTTGTCTtttgggtttaaatccactttatcCATAGCTACACTTCTTAGGAAAACAAACTGCTTTAAGCGGAAATGTATACATCTTTGATTCCCTTTTCAGAGGTCGGGGTGACAGAAGTACTACACAGGACAGTATGTATCCTGTGGGATATTCTGACAAACAAGTGCCAGACACCAGCGTGCAGGAGTCTGACCATATCCTGGTGGAGAAGGTAAGGTCACATAGCTCTGTAATTCTACATTATGTCGTGACAGCTGGGTTTAGAAATTCTTAAATCATTTTCTATGAAATCTGGTAATTCTTTTTCTTTCCGCAGCGTTGCTGGGACATCGCTCTAGGACCTCTTAAACAGATACCTATGAATCTATTCATTATGTATATGGCTGGTAATACAATCTCCATCTTCCCTATTATGATGGTGTGTATGATGGCATGGAGACCCATACAAGCGCTGCTTGCTACACCTGCAAGTaagtttttttgctttgttttgctaATACTATTGTAAAGTGACAACTACATTACATGTGAGGAAACGGGCACTATAACTAAATGCTTCTCCAGTTGTGCCATcggcttttatttctttttgtaatgAAAGTTCATTAAGTTTTACAGGAAGTACAAAGTTCCATAAATTTAACAAGAACCATACAAAAGCTATAGGCATAAATTCCACATCTGTTACACATAACTGCAAGAAACACAGATATAGATTAACATATGTACTGCCTTCATTCAGGGCTGGTACGTATCACATATTAAAGGGCACCGAGGTTCTCCACCCGTCCCCACACCTTAGTAAACACAGGTAGGAGCAGCTAGGTGGGGGTGAATTTCAAAGTACAGCATGCATCACaactactgtatataaatatacctGAACTGACCTATGAGGTATGGCACACATGCAGCGAGCAGATGTGACTCAGATGGAACGTCAGCATTATTGGGCAGGGAAGGGGTAATGGGAAAAGGGAAACAAAACCTtaggaagggaaaaagggaaagcGATAAGCAATCTAATAACTAAAGTTGGGTACGTCCTTAGGGGGATCATGCAGCAATGACACACATCTTAGGTAGGGTCCAGGGATGGCGGTTAGATTGTTGGTATCTCCAAGGAATAATACATCCAGCCTAACCAAATATCTCAAAATTTTTCCTCCTGGTCTCTGACCATATGTATCCACCACTCCTACAGTATCAGATTTTATTTCTATGTGGATCTTTGCCTTCTGTCTTTTGCTGCCCTGGAGACACCTGGCactgggacaggaattgaaggaaaTTACCCAAACAGAAATACAGTTGGCAGTAAAAATTTGACAGCGACTGTGCAAACCCTCTAAGCTAAAATAAAGTGTTAATATTGCTGTTTGTGTCTCAAGTGCAGAGGGTTCTAGTATATGTAAGTGCTATCGCTATAAGAAGAATGGGAGGGAAATACTCCCCAATGGGGGTCCATACAGCAAGAAACACCTGCAAGTGGCGCTAACCATTTGTCACTATATCCATAACTAAAAAAGTTTTGGTTGTAGATTTTCTTTCAGCATGAAAATCATTTCTAAAGCTTAACCCCCCCAGGACTGGTACCATATTGGGTTATATTaaatattttgcattttttcatttcTGTTCTTGTTTAGCATTCAAGCTCCTGGAGAGCTCTGGTCAGCGGTTTCTACAAGGGCTGGTTTACCTGATTGGAAACCTTTTGGGTCTAGCATTGGCTGTTTACAAGTGTCAGTCTATGGGACTCTTGCCTACGCATGCTTCTGACTGGTTGGCCTTCATTGAACCACCAGAGGTTAGTCTATATCTTTGTACAGATTCCAGTATTTCATGTTAAATGTTAGATTGTATTATATAAGAACTACTATTGCAGCTGGCAAATAAAAGTAAAACTTTaatggggcttaaaaaaaaaagttattgataAAGATTTTAATCTGTTTACCTAGCATATAATGTCTGTCTTTTGCAGAGAATGGAATACGTTGGCGGAGGAATCGTATTGTAAAGCTAAAACATGCACAGAAGCCCTTTATCATAAAGAAGTTTATACATTGTGAAAACTGCCAACTACTATTATAAAAGCATATTTGTTTTGTCCCTTAATAAATtattatttcttcataaattgtatGAGCGTTTCCTTATTCTACAATAGATCTAAAATAAATACCATCTTACCTTTGCTGCAGAGCATGTAGTTCTACTTGGAGTAAAATTATAAGCAggactaaactctctcaatcaatattTAACTAATTGTAATCCTTACGCTGCTACTattaggaaagtatattatatttaaaaataggAAGAAGGTTTGGTGTCGGATTATAACTGCCAacaaataatgaaaacaaaaaattattaaaacatgaAATTTATTTTAAACATGATTAAATTTGGATCAATTAAAACCATTATGTATCCTTATACATCTCTATTATGGTGATCACACTGAAAGGATTCCAATTAATCTGTGGTTACAAGATGGTGTGTtttccccctcaccttccaggacagctacttgagagatgatcggctccgccctctacaggaaacacaaatcagatcaGAAtttttcctctgaccctcagttgttttgtgtttccagtccctccaggagcaccgacacgtttgttcttttcttatggtctggtaactgtggttggtggacccccccttctctggtttcatccaggattagttgtggccaagtcctggatgatggtctgtaccagaagggtttcctatttctaagggttacttgcctttgtaaaatggtggcaactcccttcctttccccagcgctgctgtgtggaactgtgtcctcctaattgcttcattccggtgtaccaagatggcgtcaggaggacttccggtgatgcagcaagatggcgccggaacctgaagtcacatgacgcacttccaGACGCTGAGTTTTTATAAggagcatggtgtggagacactgaggacacgctgcaggggaatggcctgctaaaaacgccattctaggcgcagtttttgcggtacagcagcagtcttctcggcgaccgttctccgcttgcttcatggagcctgaggacaggtctgaggatggaacgtccgctcgtattgaaccagcggcagcatccgggtcccttactgcccccaaggtaagccctggtctgtggatagctacagcaagggacttcttttgtatggatcctttttattcatggcccttgtttctgctctcttctaggccaaaccggtgagGAAGAAATGTGAGAACTGTAGAGCCAAGctctctgatagttataaaaagctattttgtgtggattgtatcccacccagagctagttcagagtcttcctcctctaaggagttaatgacttctatgaaggaggtagtggattctttcggtcactgaatgacagggttactagtttaggccctccctcttctagacccatagctcaagatccttcaacctctgccaagtcccttcccttattagtatctgagactattagttcacgcGATGCCTCTGATCTGGAGGAGGGTGAGAATTCAgtctcttcatctgatgaaaagtctgcatcagaggaggatacaggtagctcatccaagtatctctttccagttgaggatattgatgaactattaaaagcaatttatacctcagagcagattgagatgccacagcatgctcaatctgtacaggataaaatgtataggggccttcagggatggaaatctagaacctttccggtacatcagtctcttagagacatgattttatctgaatggaaagaacctgaaaaaaggttgttccaatccagaggacacaaaagaagatttccttttcagcctgactttgaggaggttttctttaagtgtcctagattagatgcccctatgttgcaggtgtccaaaagatcagatctttcttttgaggattctggggtccttaaggatcaaatagataggaaggccgactcattgctgcatagggcctgggatgcttcagctttttctttaggcccagcggtagcatctacctgtgtggctagaaatttagacgtatgggttcagcgtctagatgatcttctggcatctgacacccccaaggaagagattagagaatccctcccactcattgccaagtcagtcgcct
This window of the Aquarana catesbeiana isolate 2022-GZ linkage group LG01, ASM4218655v1, whole genome shotgun sequence genome carries:
- the EMC4 gene encoding ER membrane protein complex subunit 4, coding for MAAAPNLVANRKSGRFKWAIEFGIGGSRGRGDRSTTQDSMYPVGYSDKQVPDTSVQESDHILVEKRCWDIALGPLKQIPMNLFIMYMAGNTISIFPIMMVCMMAWRPIQALLATPATFKLLESSGQRFLQGLVYLIGNLLGLALAVYKCQSMGLLPTHASDWLAFIEPPERMEYVGGGIVL